A single Populus nigra chromosome 13, ddPopNigr1.1, whole genome shotgun sequence DNA region contains:
- the LOC133671111 gene encoding cyclic phosphodiesterase-like encodes MEITNETGVVAEKNDYSVWAIPPEVVGEKLKKLMGALRSEFGGPEIPPHITVVGATSLTEEDALKKFRSACEGLKAYHAKADLVVSGAFPSQCLYLLFHSTPEVMDASEHCCSYFGYKRSNRYMPHLSLLYGTLTEDEKNKAREKAYVLDESIDGLNFQISRLALWKTDRKDKGTLESWRQIAECSLSPN; translated from the exons ATGGAGATCACCAATGAAACAGGTGTTGTTGCTGAAAAGAATGATTATTCAGTGTGGGCAATTCCACCTGAAGTTGTGGGAGAAAAGCTGAAAAAGTTGATGGGGGCTCTTAGATCAGAGTTTGGTGGGCCAGAGATCCCGCCACATATAACTGTTGTGGGTGCTACGAGCTTAACAGAGGAGGATGCTTTGAAGAAGTTTAGGTCAGCCTGTGAAGGGCTCAAGGCTTATCATGCTAAGGCTGATCTTGTAGTTTCTGGGGCTTTTCCCTCCCAATGCCTTTATTTGCTCTTCCATTCAACGCCTGAG GTAATGGATGCAAGTGAGCACTGCTGTAGCTATTTTGGGTATAAGAGGTCTAATC GGTATATGCCCCATCTTAGCCTCCTTTATGGGACACTTACAGAAGATGAGAAGAATAAAGCTCGAGAAAAAGCGTATGTTCTTGATGAGAGCATCGATGGCCTGAACTTCCAGATAAGTCGCCTGGCACTGTGGAAAACAGACCGTAAAGACAAAGGAACTTTGGAATCATGGAGGCAGATTGCTGAATGCAGCCTTAGCCCCAACTAG